ACAGGGATAGGTCTGTCCTTTCCTGGAGAAATCACCTCAATGAGGTGATGTGAAAGACCTGATACGAGCGAATTTGGAGCAATTTACTCAAATTTGCTCGCTTTTAGCAATTATCGAGGAAAGAACCACTTTTGATCAGCGGTTCCCTAGCAATCTGTCCAACATTCTAGCAGACTGCCGACTTTCGAAAACTAAAAGATCAACCATATCTTGTCCTTTCGACACAGTGAGTCTAGAATAAGCTGTACTGAAGGGCAAAACACGAATCCCCATTTGAATCTGACTGACAATTTGGCCAAGTGATTGACAAAGAATCGGCTGTGATTTATATTATTAACTAAGCTAGTCACTAGCTTAGCTAATGAGTTGAAGAGGAGTCATCATTTTGTCACATCGTTATCACTACATGAATAGTTTTCAGAGCACCAAGCGAGCCATCTTGGAGATGCTAAAACATACAACGTTCGAGGACAACAAACTCCCCGCGGAAACTGAACTGGCTAAACGCATGCGTGTGAGCGTTGTGACGCTGCGCCAGGCGCTTACTGCCTTGGAAGCAGAAGGATATATTACGAAAAAGCAAGGTATCGGCAGCTTTGTGCATACGCACGCACTCGATCCTTACCTTCGGTGCGACATGGGCGACAACATGATCGACCTTGTACGCTCAATAGGCGGAACAGTATCAGTTAAGGTAAAACCCATGCACTTATCGCAGGGGGACGAAAGACTATTACAGGAACTGAAGCTGGCACGGGATGAACAGTTTGTTGTCCTGGAAGTTTATTATTACAGCGACGATCAACCCTATGTAATTGCAAAGAACTATGTACCTGAGAAATATTTCTTGAAGCCCTTCACACAAGATGATCTTCCCACCTCCATTGACAGATTGATCTGGGAGTATTGCGAACGCATCCTGGCTTACGAATTGACCACTTGGATACCCCGCCTGATGCCGAAAGATTTGGCTGAGGTTTTTGAAGTAGACGAGGGCAGCCCTTTGCTACTATGGCATCAAACAGTTTACGATACTGCGGAAACAGCCATTTGTGGCACGGAGGCGTTTTTCAACCCCGAATTTGGCAACCCTCGTATCCTGCGCAAATGGACGTCAACCCCTGAATTATAAAAAAAGATTTTGCAATGGAAGGAAACTATGTTAACTGCTGAAAAGAACATGACGGTTGAAACACTCAAACAGCAAATGCAGGCTGCAACTGGACAAATTGAGGCGGACTTGATTATCCGTGGCGCGCACGTACTTGATGTTTATACGGAAACCTTGTTCCAAGCGGACATTCTCATCAAAGACGGAAAAATCGTTAATGTAGATCCGGGGTTTGCTCCAAGAGCCAAGCAAGTATTTGACGCGAAAGGCCTGTATGCTGTTCCCGCTTTCATCGAACCCTCCATGCATATCGATTGTTCTCTCGTTATGCCCGATGCGTTGGCTGAAGGGTTCGTTCCTTGGGGAACTACCACTGTCGTAGCCGAGGTGAATGATTTGGCGGGCTATTTTGGTGAAAGCCAAAACAAGGCAGTGGAAGCCGTAAAAGCGTACTTCAAAGATGCACAAAATTTGCCCTATCGCCTCCTGGGGTTAGCCCCAGGCAAGTGTGTCCCCATTGAGGTAACCATGGAATTACTCGAATGGGGTGAAATGTTTGGCCAAGGCGAAAGTTTTGGTTTCACTACGCTTGGGCTGCATGAGGACACCCTTAAAAAGGCGATCAACATCAAACGGAATAACCTGTTTCTAAATGGGCACGTGGATCCGTTCGCCAATAAAGACCAGATCGGAGTGTTCAGCATCGCAGGGTCCGTGAATGATCATGAAGCTTGGAGCTACGATGCACTATTTCAGCGGCAACGCAGAGGCGTTTGCACCCAGCTGTTGTTCAGCCAAGGTGTGGACCAAATTGATTATATGATCACGGAAGCGCTCATCAACCATAAACTGCCCGCGGAAAACTTATTGTTCAGCGCAGATAATGGTTACATCGACGACATGGTGAACACCGGGATTTTATCTTACCTGGTTCAGCGTAGCATTCAACTGGGCGTACCGCCCATCACTGCAATTAAACTGGCTTCTTTTTACACAGCCCGTAATTTAGGATTGGATCAGGTGCTTGGCTCCCTCGCGCCCGGTCGCTATGCGGACATTCTGTTACTTCCCAGCCTGGAGCAGATCAAACCCGTCATCGTATTTAAAGAGGGTGAACGGGTAGCAGAAAACGGTGTTCTCATAAAAAAAGTTGACATCGATTACAGCAGCCTGCGTATTGAGACGGAACCCTATCTGGAAAAGCTTACGCTGGAAGATATTACAGCCATGTATCAAGCGCAGGGAAGCAACATCCGCGTATCGGCCGTTACGCAAAGCGCACCGCAGTACTCCGGTAGGAGCAACGCCCAATTCCCGGACGGTAGCTTTCGCGCTGACTATACGATACCGGTGATCAATGGTCATATTCCTTCCTGCCTTGACCAGGATATTCTAAAATTGGTGTTCGTAAAAAAAATGCCAGGTGAAGGAAAAGGTTTCAAGGTATTCGGTGACTTTGTCAAGGGTTTTGGTTTGAAAAAAGGCGCCATTGCCATGAACAACAACATGGGCGGTGTGGGCGTGCTGGCTCTCGGTGTGAATGAAGAAGACATTCTCAGCGCAGTACGGGAAGTTAACCGGCATCCGGGCGCCCTGGTTATTGCAGCCAAGGACGAATCCACCCAGGTATTTGAACTGCCTATCGCGGGAATGAACAGCGATTTGGGTGGTGTACAAGCAGCTTCCATACTAAACCGGATGACAAATACTCTTGTCCAATGGGGATGTGTGATTCAACGGGAGCTGTATTTACGCTTTTG
This DNA window, taken from Candidatus Hydrogenedentota bacterium, encodes the following:
- a CDS encoding GntR family transcriptional regulator, which produces MSHRYHYMNSFQSTKRAILEMLKHTTFEDNKLPAETELAKRMRVSVVTLRQALTALEAEGYITKKQGIGSFVHTHALDPYLRCDMGDNMIDLVRSIGGTVSVKVKPMHLSQGDERLLQELKLARDEQFVVLEVYYYSDDQPYVIAKNYVPEKYFLKPFTQDDLPTSIDRLIWEYCERILAYELTTWIPRLMPKDLAEVFEVDEGSPLLLWHQTVYDTAETAICGTEAFFNPEFGNPRILRKWTSTPEL
- a CDS encoding adenine deaminase; the protein is MLTAEKNMTVETLKQQMQAATGQIEADLIIRGAHVLDVYTETLFQADILIKDGKIVNVDPGFAPRAKQVFDAKGLYAVPAFIEPSMHIDCSLVMPDALAEGFVPWGTTTVVAEVNDLAGYFGESQNKAVEAVKAYFKDAQNLPYRLLGLAPGKCVPIEVTMELLEWGEMFGQGESFGFTTLGLHEDTLKKAINIKRNNLFLNGHVDPFANKDQIGVFSIAGSVNDHEAWSYDALFQRQRRGVCTQLLFSQGVDQIDYMITEALINHKLPAENLLFSADNGYIDDMVNTGILSYLVQRSIQLGVPPITAIKLASFYTARNLGLDQVLGSLAPGRYADILLLPSLEQIKPVIVFKEGERVAENGVLIKKVDIDYSSLRIETEPYLEKLTLEDITAMYQAQGSNIRVSAVTQSAPQYSGRSNAQFPDGSFRADYTIPVINGHIPSCLDQDILKLVFVKKMPGEGKGFKVFGDFVKGFGLKKGAIAMNNNMGGVGVLALGVNEEDILSAVREVNRHPGALVIAAKDESTQVFELPIAGMNSDLGGVQAASILNRMTNTLVQWGCVIQRELYLRFWCLGAAMDKN